A stretch of the Thunnus thynnus chromosome 7, fThuThy2.1, whole genome shotgun sequence genome encodes the following:
- the atf5b gene encoding uncharacterized protein atf5b → MAASILRRKIPPISTGELDDLPLRQASHSQSRLRTGAEPAERQHLIGDGHSDWMTEKVDLSSFVSTTESSPSSSLPPSPLEQDVKVPSDLEVMTSLLQEELAQLEDYFRSESTSTTNKLEKSSKCDKGAQAMGSQSYYQLPYGSYGTSQSETSPVVVTLATGELDLASFCGGPIGRTKIARPAPYNYHHRYHHHNNGRRIISEAVKVGEEVGLDTWGSRGSYSGSTELSVNHYSTLKTVSKNSLGSVKKVRECALSLKEEESYCFSEGMFCSEEIARGFCLGGSYDSHHKREGQLMHNVKVNVSYDSTGLEVLHCSKDGGLSGSIPQETMVAGDGYFHQSMASTEPYHSFIGDLDQPSQAQAVEPQHGHYLYPECLADQSYECLSRGEGEGPLMGAPIHRPTQRLKDEPCSVKPAVVVGASMDVGSGERKQKKRDQNKTAAHRYRLRKRAELDSLEEELHGLEGQNRELRDKAESVEREIQYVKDLLIEVYKARSQRLKQDGSA, encoded by the exons ATGGCGGCATCGATCCTTCGCAGGAAAATTCCTCCCATTTCCACAGGCGAGCTCGACGATCTCCCTCTCCGACAGGCTAGCCACAGCCAATCACGGCTCAGGACGGGGGCGGAGCCAGCAGAGAGGCAGCACTTAATTG gTGATGGTCACTCAGATTGGATGACGGAAAAAGTTGATTTGTCTTCGTTTGTGTCAACTACCGAGTCTTCTCCAAGCTCATCCCTTCCACCCTCACCGTTAGAACAAGATGTCAAGGTGCCCTCGGACCTTGAGGTCATGACCTCTCTActgcaggaggagctggctcAGCTGGAGGACTACTTCCGCTCTGAGTCCACATCCACGACAAACAAGTTGGAGAAATCCTCAAAATGTGACAAGGGTGCCCAAGCCATGGGCTCCCAATCTTATTATCAGTTACCCTATGGCTCGTATGggaccagccaatcagaaaccagCCCTGTGGTTGTTACCTTGGCAACAGGGGAACTGGACCTGGCCAGCTTCTGTGGCGGTCCCATCGGCAGAACCAAAATCGCACGACCCGCACCGTACAACTACCACCACCgctaccaccaccacaacaacgGGCGAAGAATAATCAGTGAGGCTGTGAAAGTCGGGGAGGAAGTTGGACTTGATACGTGGGGCTCCAGGGGAAGTTACTCAGGAAGCACAGAGTTGTCTGTGAACCACTACTCCACACTGAAGACAGTGAGCAAGAACAGCCTCGGAAGTGTGAAGAAGGTGAGAGAATGTGCTTTATCGTTGAAGGAAGAGGAGAGTTATTGTTTTTCAGAAGGAATGTTTTGCAGCGAAGAGATTGCTCGAGGCTTTTGCCTCGGTGGCTCGTACGACAGCCACCACAAGCGAGAGGGACAGTTGATGCACAATGTGAAGGTTAATGTAAGTTACGACAGCACGGGGCTCGAGGTCTTGCATTGCAGCAAAGATGGAGGACTTTCTGGAAGTATTCCCCAAGAGACAATGGTGGCCGGTGACGGCTACTTCCACCAGTCCATGGCCAGCACAGAGCCTTACCATAGCTTTATAGGTGACCTAGATCAGCCGTCACAAGCACAAGCTGTAGAGCCCCAACATGGCCACTACCTCTATCCAGAATGCCTTGCAGACCAAAGCTATGAATGTCTGTCCAGAGGGGAGGGCGAAGGACCGCTGATGGGCGCCCCCATCCACCGCCCCACCCAGAGGCTAAAGGATGAGCCATGCTCCGTCAAACCAGCTGTGGTGGTGGGCGCTTCTATGGATGTCGGCAGTGGAGAAaggaagcagaagaagagagaccAGAACAAAACTGCTGCTCACAG GTACAGGCTGCGTAAGAGGGCGGAGCTGGACTCTCTGGAGGAGGAGCTCCACGGCCTCGAGGGACAGAACCGGGAGCTTCGAGACAAGGCGGAGTCGGTGGAGCGAGAAATCCAGTACGTCAAAGATTTACTCATTGAGGTCTACAAGGCTCGCAGTCAGCGGCTCAAACAAGACGGCAGTGCCTAA